From Triticum urartu cultivar G1812 chromosome 2, Tu2.1, whole genome shotgun sequence, a single genomic window includes:
- the LOC125541307 gene encoding uncharacterized protein LOC125541307, whose protein sequence is MPGRGLLSAGGAAGARKNKMVKIAVTALAVVLLLTAAAVSTATDGRARLRAFLMMVCVVSQINLGRLLAREAALARTPAARRCYAVSAVACFVELALKLYMILVLCPAGVEDGIHCLGTPRAGGCSCRRVEG, encoded by the exons ATGCCTG GCCGCGGTCTGCTGAGTGCCGGAGGAGCTGCAGGAGCGAGGAAGAACAAg ATGGTCAAGATCGCTGTGACCGCGCTGGCCGTGGTGCTGCTGCTCACGGCGGCGGCTGTCTCCACGGCGACCGACGGCCGTGCCCGGCTCCGCGCCTTCCTCATGATGGTCTGCGTGGTCTCCCAGATCAACCTGGGCCGTCTTCTGGCGAGGGAGGCCGCTCTGGCGCGGACGCCGGCGGCCCGGCGGTGCTACGCGGTGAGCGCCGTGGCGTGCTTCGTGGAGCTCGCGCTCAAGCTGTACATGATCCTGGTGCTG TGCCCGGCGGGGGTGGAGGATGGTATTCACTGTTTAGGTACGCCGCGCGCTGGTGGATGTAGCTGCCGAAGGGTCGAAGGTTGA
- the LOC125541308 gene encoding uncharacterized protein LOC125541308: MDARDLQTVILKIAVPVMAMVLLLTVSTVSMTPDDCACACLRACFFRSDYCLMICVLSEMNLGRLLAREAAQSPTLADRRYYAVGAVACFVEVALRLYMILVLCPSA; encoded by the exons ATGGATG CCCGCGATCTGCAGACCGTGATCCTCAAGATAGCGGTGCCCGTGATGGCCATGGTGCTGCTGCTCACGGTGTCGACTGTCTCCATGACGCCGGACGACTGTGCCTGCGCCTGCCTCCGCGCCTGCTTCTTCCGCAGCGACTACTGTCTGATGATCTGCGTGCTCTCCGAGATGAACCTGGGCCGTCTTCTGGCGAGGGAGGCCGCTCAGTCGCCGACGCTGGCGGATCGGCGCTACTACGCGGTGGGCGCCGTCGCATGCTTCGTGGAGGTCGCGCTCAGGCTGTACATGATCCTGGTGCTT TGCCCCTCGGCTTAG